A DNA window from Lachancea thermotolerans CBS 6340 chromosome G complete sequence contains the following coding sequences:
- a CDS encoding glycoside hydrolase family 13 protein (highly similar to uniprot|P53341 Saccharomyces cerevisiae YGR292W MAL12 Maltase (alpha-D-glucosidase) inducible protein involved in maltose catabolism encoded in the MAL1 complex locus), with the protein MTITAHPNTQPKWWKEATVYQIYPASFNDSDNDGWGDIGGITQKLPYLKELGVDCIWICPFYDSPQQDMGYDISDYEKVWPRYGSNEQCFELIDQAHAAGLKVVVDLVINHCSDQHRWFQEARASKSSAKRDWFIWRAPKAFDQDGKPIPPNNWRSFFGGSAWQYDDASGEFYLRLFASGQPDLNWENDECRHAIYESAVGFWLDHGVDGFRIDTAGLYSKVPGLPDTPVVDETSEFQDPNPSTHNGPRIHEFHKEMHQFMKDRVKDGRELLTVGEMGVADPKVRLDYTLEESKELSELFSFAHTEVGTTGFYRYNISPFTLKEWKLAIADSFNFINNTTAWSTIYLENHDQPRSVTRFGDDSSAWRKVSAKLLALLEISLTGTLYVYQGQELGQINLKNWTIDRYEDVDVKTNYNIIKEKFGEDSVEMLKFQQGVALVSRDHSRSPFPWSKEEPYAGFCKSAIPWFGLNESFREGINAEEELKDPDSVFHFWRKALQVRRQHKDILIYGFDFRFHDLDDPKIFSFTKQSGDKTLFAALNFSSDEAKFTVPDEAATYKPFFGNYEDTDANSTTLKPWEGRLYYVE; encoded by the coding sequence ATGACAATCACCGCGCACCCCAACACACAGCCCAAGTGGTGGAAAGAAGCCACCGTGTACCAGATCTACCCCGCCAGCTTCAACGACTCCGACAACGACGGGTGGGGCGACATCGGCGGAATCACGCAGAAACTGCCCTACCTCAAGGAGCTCGGCGTCGATTGTATCTGGATCTGTCCCTTTTACGACTCGCCCCAGCAGGACATGGGCTACGACATCTCTGACTACGAAAAAGTGTGGCCCCGCTACGGTTCCAACGAGCAGTGcttcgagctcatcgacCAGGCGCACGCCGCTGGGCTCAAGGTCGTCGTGGACCTCGTGATCAACCACTGCTCGGACCAGCACCGTTGGTTCCAGGAGGCTCGCGCGTCCAAGTCCAGCGCCAAGCGCGACTGGTTCATCTGGCGCGCGCCCAAGGCCTTCGACCAGGACGGCAAGCCCATCCCACCCAACAACTGGCGCTCGTTCTTCGGAGGTTCCGCCTGGCAGTATGACGACGCCAGCGGCGAGTTTTACCTGCGCCTGTTCGCCTCGGGCCAGCCCGATCTCAACTGGGAAAACGACGAGTGTCGCCACGCCATCTACGAGTCCGCTGTGGGCTTCTGGCTCGACCACGGCGTCGACGGCTTCAGAATCGACACTGCCGGCCTGTACTCCAAGGTTCCCGGCCTCCCAGACACGCCAGTCGTCGACGAGACCTCCGAGTTCCAGGACCCCAACCCGAGCACCCACAATGGGCCTCGCATCCACGAGTTCCACAAGGAAATGCACCAGTTCATGAAGGATCGCGTGAAGGATGGGAGAGAGCTGCTCACCGTCGGCGAGATGGGCGTTGCAGACCCCAAGGTCCGCTTGGACTACACCCTCGAGGAATCTAAGGAACTGAGCGAGCTGTTCAGCTTCGCGCACACTGAGGTGGGCACCACGGGCTTCTACCGCTACAACATCTCGCCATTCACTTTGAAGGAGTGGAAGCTAGCTATTGCAGAcagtttcaacttcatcaacaacacTACTGCCTGGTCCACCATCTACTTGGAAAACCACGACCAGCCACGTAGTGTGACCCGTTTCGGCGACGACTCGTCAGCCTGGCGTAAGGTATCCGCCAAGCTTTTGGCTCTTCTGGAGATATCTCTCACCGGTACTTTGTACGTGTACCAAGGCCAGGAGCTCGGCCAGatcaacttgaagaactggACCATCGACCGCTACGAGGACGTTGACGTCAAGACCAACTACAACatcatcaaggagaagttCGGCGAGGACTCCGTCGAGATGTTAAAGTTCCAGCAGGGTGTCGCGCTTGTTTCCAGAGACCACTCCAGAAGCCCCTTCCCATGGtccaaagaagagcccTATGCCGGTTTCTGCAAGTCCGCTATTCCATGGTTCGGCTTAAACGAGTCTTTCAGAGAAGGTATCAACGCGGAGGAAGAGTTGAAAGATCCAGACTCTGTTTTCCACTTCTGGAGAAAGGCTCTGCAGGTTAGAAGACAACATAAAGACATACTTATCTATGGTTTCGACTTCCGTTTCCACGATCTCGACGACCCCAAGATCTTCAGCTTCACGAAGCAGTCCGGTGACAAGACACTATTCGCAGCCTTGAACTTCAGCAGCGATGAAGCGAAGTTCACTGTTCCAGATGAAGCAGCAACTTACAAGCCCTTTTTCGGCAACTACGAAGATACTGACGCCAACTCCACAACTTTGAAACCTTGGGAAGGGCGTCTCTACTACGTCGAATAG
- a CDS encoding KLTH0G19492p (no similarity), which produces MGGCFHAYASRDGRKSRHKDKYTEGSAVLASNNRGGGSDSRGILPGGRIRSSTVQAWGSLVATPHCVAGFVAGRVDARETMVMAWERGTWRQVSRIIAALERAG; this is translated from the coding sequence ATGGGCGGGTGTTTTCACGCTTATGCAAGCAGAGATGGGCGGAAAAGTAGACACAAAGATAAGTACACAGAGGGCTCGGCTGTGTTGGCGAGCAACAACAGAGGTGGTGGCAGTGACAGCCGCGGCATATTACCCGGCGGGCGTATACGCTCCAGCACAGTGCAGGCATGGGGATCGCTGGTTGCAACGCCCCACTGTGTCGCCGGTTTTGTCGCGGGGCGTGTAGATGCTCGGGAAACGATGGTCATGGCCTGGGAACGCGGGACCTGGAGGCAGGTTTCGCGTATAATCGCGGCGCTCGAGCGTGCTGGATGA
- a CDS encoding L-lactate dehydrogenase (weakly similar to uniprot|P32419 Saccharomyces cerevisiae YDL078C MDH3 Cytoplasmic malate dehydrogenase, catalyzes interconversion of malate and oxaloacetate; involved in the glyoxylate cycle) has protein sequence MPHSIYPPASTIKKVNPVKVAVIGVGSVGSTTAYTLLFSEMISEVVLIDINTHKAEGESMDLNHAAPSTTGSVVYVGDYSDCADAAIVIITGGANQKPGQTRMDLAATNARILQGIIPKIVEYAPKTILLIATNPVDVLTYVSYKVSGFPLNRVIGSGTLLDSARLKYHLSQHFKTSSKNVDAFIVGEHGDSSLPVWSHVKISGIRLRDYCEQSQQAYDHELFHQMFEKTRNAAYDIIERKGYTAYGIAAGILRIVETILKDGGSPLTVSTVGNYFGIEQVALSVPTKLNRNGAHSPVDLSFDIKEIELIKKSALQIKSVCSTLELL, from the coding sequence ATGCCCCATTCTATCTACCCACCAGCCTCAACCATCAAAAAAGTGAACCCTGTCAAGGTTGCTGTTATTGGTGTTGGGAGTGTGGGCTCTACTACGGCCTACACTCTGCTATTTAGCGAGATGATCTCGGAAGTTGTGTTGATTGATATCAACACACATAAAGCAGAGGGCGAAAGCATGGATTTAAACCATGCTGCACCTTCCACAACAGGTTCTGTTGTGTATGTTGGAGATTATAGCGACTGCGCCGACGCTGCGATTGTGATCATTACAGGTGGCGCCAATCAAAAACCTGGTCAAACTAGAATGGATTTAGCAGCAACAAACGCAAGAATCTTACAAGGTATTATTCCCAAGATAGTTGAGTACGCCCCAAAAACTATTCTTCTCATTGCCACTAATCCAGTTGATGTCCTCACATATGTCAGCTATAAAGTGTCAGGCTTTCCTCTTAACAGAGTTATTGGATCGGGTACGCTTCTCGACTCGGCAAGACTTAAGTACCACTTAAGTCAGCATTttaaaacttcttcaaaaaatgtgGATGCCTTTATAGTCGGAGAGCATGGAGATTCATCACTTCCTGTTTGGTCGCATGTCAAGATTTCTGGGATCAGATTACGTGATTACTGCGAGCAGTCTCAACAGGCTTACGACCATGAACTTTTCCACCAaatgtttgaaaaaacGCGTAATGCAGCGTACGATATCATTGAGCGCAAAGGTTATACGGCGTATGGTATCGCAGCTGGAATTCTTCGTATTGTCGAGActattttgaaagacgGAGGCTCCCCGCTCACTGTTTCAACAGTTGGAAATTATTTTGGTATTGAGCAAGTCGCACTCAGCGTTCCAACAAAGCTCAACAGAAATGGCGCCCATAGCCCAGTCGATTTGTCATTtgacatcaaagaaattgaatTGATAAAGAAATCTGCTCTTCAAATCAAGTCTGTATGCAGTACTCTCGAATTGTTGTAA
- a CDS encoding KLTH0G19558p (weakly similar to uniprot|P32419 Saccharomyces cerevisiae YDL078C MDH3 Cytoplasmic malate dehydrogenase, catalyzes interconversion of malate and oxaloacetate; involved in the glyoxylate cycle), with the protein MFQDTKSQAVRTDAKTVKVVVVGVGSVGSATAYTLLLSGIVSEIVLIDVNKDKAEGESMDLNHAAPSNTRSRAGEYPDCAGAAIVIVTCGINQKNGQTRMDLAAKNANIMLEIIPNVAKYAPDTILLIATNPVDVLTYISYKASGFPLSRVIGSGTVLDTARFKYILGEHFKISSDSIEACVIGEHGDSGVPVWSLTNIDGMKLRDYCEKANHIFDQNAFHRIFEQTRDAAYDIIKRKGYTSYGIAVGLLRIVKAILEDTGSTLTVSTVGDYFGVEQIAISVPTKLNRSGAHQVAELSLDEKEIELMEKSASQIKSVIEHLEIN; encoded by the coding sequence ATGTTCCAAGATACAAAGTCTCAAGCAGTAAGAACTGATGCCAAAACAGTAAAAGTTGTGGTAGTGGGGGTGGGAAGTGTTGGGTCTGCCACAGCGTATACGTTGCTTCTCAGCGGCATCGTTTCCGAGATTGTCCTTATCGACGtgaacaaagacaaagcTGAGGGTGAAAGCATGGACTTAAACCACGCAGCACCTTCAAATACAAGGTCTCGAGCGGGTGAATATCCTGACTGCGCTGGCGCGGCCATCGTTATTGTCACATGTGGGATTaaccaaaaaaatggacAAACAAGGATGGATCTTGCTGCAAAAAATGCCAACATTATGCTGGAAATCATCCCCAATGTTGCCAAATATGCTCCTGATACCATCCTGCTTATTGCCACGAATCCTGTCGATGTTTTGACCTATATTAGCTATAAGGCGTCAGGGTTTCCACTAAGCAGAGTTATCGGCTCAGGTACAGTTCTGGATACTGCTCGTTTTAAATACATCCTCGGAGAgcacttcaagatctcatCGGACAGCATTGAAGCCTGTGTAATTGGAGAACATGGTGATTCGGGCGTGCCTGTCTGGTCTCTTACCAACATCGACGGCATGAAGCTCCGGGATTACTGCGAAAAAGCCAACCACATATTTGATCAGAATGCGTTCCAtagaatttttgagcaaacGCGAGACGCTGCTTACGATATCATCAAGCGCAAAGGCTATACTTCATATGGAATCGCAGTGGGATTACTTCGCATAGTAAAGGCGATTTTAGAGGATACAGGGTCCACACTTACGGTTTCAACCGTTGGTGATTATTTTGGGGTTGAACAAATTGCTATAAGCGTCCCTACCAAACTCAATAGAAGTGGGGCTCATCAAGTGGCTGAACTTTCACTCGATGAGAAGGAAATAGAGTTGATGGAAAAATCAGCTAGTCAGATCAAATCAGTGATTGAGCATCTGGAGATCAATTGA
- a CDS encoding KLTH0G19580p (weakly similar to uniprot|P38723 Saccharomyces cerevisiae YHL048W COS8 Nuclear membrane protein, member of a family of conserved, often subtelomerically-encoded proteins; regulation suggests a potential role in the unfolded protein response) gives MNHSQPTKYRHVPKYAFISPQLWILSELMKVPLIQALLAVGMLSSFYSCLKGAFPLVTYITAYLLLYVSQNLIEKRSEKAAKKHVKQICEEVTREAPGVNVKSWDDITERINENIHSEGDWPSRFCLFEGRSCYTFFRQAILCPYYQSQETEEGARNSGEESQSLRHTVNAYEESLERWWKMFSKELVYYNYTDAAQQKLPKNIHSSKFSWASFFVLKVFLRADKILAFSNIAEFSLSFLVMCYLVPISKLRSYILLLTAGSLFGLVLFQIFLALFVFIFPIPWLLGTDHLMTWWAIISDINPGEDVEKWDIVAKTFNARWTVDDHCCLREFFFDGDHCMKTFRKAYPREILENEFWIKTQQDLVPFLKRALEASRPDSLH, from the coding sequence ATGAATCATTCTCAACCCACAAAGTATAGGCATGTGCCTAAGTATGCCTTCATAAGCCCGCAGTTGTGGATATTATCTGAATTGATGAAGGTGCCTCTCATACAAGCTCTCTTAGCCGTTGGGATGCTGAGCTCCTTCTACAGTTGCTTAAAGGGCGCTTTCCCTCTAGTCACTTATATCACTGCATATCTGTTATTATATGTATCGCAGAACCTTATTGAGAAGAGATCAGAAAAGGCAGCAAAGAAACACGTTAAGCAAATTTGCGAGGAAGTAACGAGAGAGGCCCCAGGAGTGAATGTTAAGTCATGGGATGACATTACTGAGCGCATAAATGAAAATATTCATAGCGAAGGGGACTGGCCGAGCCGGTTCTGTCTCTTCGAAGGAAGGAGCTGTTACACATTTTTCAGGCAAGCCATTTTGTGTCCTTATTATCAATCCCAGGAAACCGAGGAGGGCGCGAGAAATTCAGGAGAAGAAAGCCAGAGTCTGCGACATACGGTGAACGCTTACGAAGAAAGTTTAGAAAGGTGGTGGAAAATGTTTTCCAAGGAATTGGTTTACTATAATTACACTGacgctgctcaacaaaagcttcCCAAGAATATTCATTCTAGCAAGTTTTCTTGggcttctttttttgtgCTGAAAGTCTTTCTCAGAGCAGATAAAATCTTGGCATTTAGTAATATTGCCGAATTTTCTCTCTCATTTTTGGTAATGTGCTATTTAGTGCCAATTTCCAAGCTCCGCTCTTACATTCTATTGCTAACTGCAGGCTCTCTTTTTGGTCTcgtgctttttcaaatatttcttgcgctttttgtttttatcTTCCCAATACCTTGGTTACTGGGAACCGATCATTTGATGACTTGGTGGGCAATTATATCGGACATTAACCCAGGTGAGGACGTTGAAAAGTGGGATATAGTGGCCAAGACTTTCAACGCGCGGTGGACCGTTGATGATCATTGTTGCTTAAGagagttcttctttgatgggGATCACTGTATGAAAACTTTCAGAAAAGCGTACCCCAgagaaattttggaaaatgagtTTTGGATCAAAACGCAACAGGACCTCgttccatttttgaaaagggcACTTGAAGCATCTAGACCCGATAGCTTGCATTAA
- the AIF1 gene encoding Aif1p (conserved hypothetical protein), with the protein MDKQTHVVIIGGSFAGVRAAETILGMGKQIKVTMISASSHAYFCVAAPRFLIEPEITNKVFFSVKEKLQKLDRSNASFLLGRVETANFNDNVIVYKDEEGKEISLDYDYLVVATGTRSHHPAFKLEGSHEITKHAVTTMNEEIEKASKIIVLGGGATAVEVAGELGEKYGKKKHISIYTGSEGPLKRWLPSLSDAATQQLENLDIKVVNNVRSTSEKKTKNGWEVSFNDGTTEIVDLIVPAYGLVPNTECIDQELLDSQGYLVTNENLIVESYPNVLALGDVISGRPCTIVDLDQVQVPTFCSTAYNVILDQTQAMRPLKKTPKIGLVPISRKGGVGVIFGWCLPSFLVKFLKSKDFMIPRGSKTFT; encoded by the coding sequence ATGGATAAGCAGACTCATGTTGTGATTATTGGCGGATCTTTCGCTGGTGTGAGAGCGGCAGAGACTATCCTGGGAATGGGTAAACAAATCAAAGTCACTATGATCTCAGCCTCCTCGCATGCGTACTTTTGCGTCGCAGCGCCCCGCTTCCTTATTGAGCCTGAAATCACCAATAAGGTTTTCTTCTCTGttaaagaaaagcttcagaaGCTAGATCGCAGCAATGCGTCTTTCCTTCTGGGTCGTGTTGAAACAGCAAATTTCAACGACAACGTGATTGTGTAcaaggatgaagaaggcaaAGAAATCTCGCTTGACTATGATTACTTAGTAGTTGCGACGGGTACTCGAAGCCATCACCCAGCATTTAAACTCGAAGGCAGCCATGAAATTACGAAGCATGCGGTAACTACTATGAACGAAGAGATAgaaaaagcatcaaaaattaTAGTTTTGGGTGGTGGAGCAACAGCcgttgaagttgctggcGAACTTGGTGAAAAATATGGTAAGAAAAAGCACATTTCAATCTACACAGGATCGGAAGGTCCATTGAAAAGGTGGCTTCCAAGCCTGTCAGACGCAGCTACTCAACAATTGGAGAATTTGGACATAAAAGTGGTGAACAATGTTCGTTCGACATCggaaaagaagaccaaAAATGGATGGGAAGTCTCCTTTAATGACGGGACAACCGAAATCGTCGACCTGATAGTACCTGCATACGGGCTTGTTCCAAACACAGAGTGCATCGATCAGGAATTGCTTGATTCACAAGGCTATCTTGTTACCAATGAAAATTTGATAGTTGAATCATATCCTAACGTTTTGGCTCTGGGCGATGTCATATCGGGTCGTCCATGTACCATCGTTGACTTGGATCAAGTCCAAGTACCGACGTTCTGTTCTACCGCTTACAACGTAATTCTGGATCAAACGCAAGCCATGAGGCCGCTAAAAAAAACGCCCAAAATCGGTTTAGTtccaatttcaagaaaaggcGGAGTTGGCGTCATATTCGGCTGGTGCCTGCCCTCTTTTCTCGTaaaattcttgaagtcAAAAGACTTTATGATTCCTCGGGGTTCGAAAACGTTCACATAG